The Faecalibacterium sp. I3-3-33 DNA window GTCTGCGCTGATGGAGATCGTGGCAATCGTAGAGCCAAAGTATGTAAAGGCGTAATTTTGGGTACCGGCGGGCAACGCCATGACACTGCCGCCGGTAGAGGCTACCGCCCATACCTCGCAGCCGGTGTCGCTTTCCACTGCCAGCTCCAGATTGTTCCCGTCACCGGAATAGTTATACTTCTTGATGATATAGATTTTTGTTTCCTTTTGTCCGTTCAGGGTGCAGCCCTCCGGCAGAAGCAGCTGGTGTGCCTGCTGCTGCGTGCTGGCGCTCAGGCCGGAGATATCACGGAAAAAGCCGCCCCGGACATTGCCGCCGTTCTCGGTCAGCTTATCGTAGGTACCACCGTCAATGGTGCCCAGATTCAGCTGCACATCGGCGTAGCTGCCGCCCAGAACGTAGACGCCGTACATATTGTCGGCTTCTATCAAAAGTGTGCCGGTGACAGTGCCGTCCAGCAGATACACCGTGTAACTGTTGGCATTCTTGACGGTCACATTGCAGCTGACCGTGCCGTCCAGAATGTACTCGGTATCTTCACTGCCGGTACCGGTGATGGTCAGTCCGGTAGTTTCGTCAAAGCTCCAGCCGGTACCGGCTGCTGCCTTGGGCAGACCGTTCGTACCGATCTTGATCTTGACCACCTGATTATTTGTTTCAGAGTTCTTACCAACAGCCTCATGCTCTTCTTCGGAGCTGTAAGTAATGCTGTTGGTTTCTTCCGCCGCTGCGGAAGAAAACCCTGCCCCTGCATCTGCAAATGCGGATACAGGGAGGATGGAGAGCATCATACTGAGCGCCAGTATCATGCTCACGATGCGTTTTTTCATGATATCCTCTCCTTTGTCGGTTGATTTGTCCGGCTATACCCCCAAATGGAACAGTCGGAACGGACAAAACGCCAAGTTGAGTATAACACCAAAATTCAAGGAAATAAAGCGCTTTTGCGGGCAGCACCTGCCAAAAAATGGCGCAAAATTATGGGCAAAATCACGATACGGGGGGGGGTATGCTTTTCTCCCATAAAAAAGCAGTTCCGAAACGCCCGCAGGCGTTTCGGAACTGCAATACAAAATATTCTTTCCGCTATTGATGCCCAAAGCAACACGGCGGGCATTCAAAACCGTTTTACTTGCCCGCCAGCAGCACCGCCAGCACGGCTTTCTGGACGTGGAGGCGGTTCTCTGCTTCGTCAAAGATCTCGTCCGCGTGCTGCTCGAACAGGGCGGTGGAGATCTCCTCGCCCCGGTGGGCGGGCAGACAGTGCAGCACCAGCGCGTTGGGCTTTGCGTTTTCCAGCAGACGGCCTGTCAACTGAAAGCCCACAAAATCCCGCAGACGCTGCTCACTTTCGGCGGTGCCGGGGGCGGTGGTGTTCCATGCGGCGGTAGCTACGATGTCTGCATCCCGCAGACCTTCGGCGGGGTCGGTGGTCAGGTGGAAGGCATTGCCGTATTTGTGGGCAAACATCAGCACATCCGCTGCCGGGCGGTAGCCCGGTGGACAGACGCAGGACACCTGCATCCCCGCCAAAAGGCCGCCCACGATCAGACTGTTGGCCATGTTGCTGCCGTCACCCACAAAGCAGAGCTTCAGCCCTGCCAGCGTGCCCCGGCGCTCCCGGATGGTCATCAGGTCAGCCAGCACCTGACAGGGGTGGGCGTAGTCGGTCAGGCCGTTGATCACCGGAATGCCGGAAAGTTCCGCCAGTTCCTCCAAGTCCCGCTGGCGGTAGGTGCGCCAGACGGCGCAGTCGTAGTAGCGCCCCAGCACCCGGGCGGTGTCCCGCAGGGGCTCGCCCCGCCCGGCCTGCAATTCGGCGGTGTTCATGTAGTTGCCAAGACCGCCCATCTGGTACACGCCCACCTCAAAGCTGGTGCGGGTGCGGGTGGATGCCTTGGAAAACAGCAGCGCCACGCTTTTGCCCGCCAGCAGCGGGGCGGTGCGGCCTGCCTTGCAGTCCGCTTTCAGCTGGTCTGCCACATCCAGAATGTGGGTCAGCTCGGCGGGGGAAAGGTCGCCCATTTTCAGCAGATTTTTCATGCCTGCTCCTTCGGAGCCGTCGGCTCCATCGTGCCCAGCACCTCGGCCAGCACATCCAGTGCCATGTCTACCTCGTGCTCGGAGACGGTCAGCGGCGGCAGCAGACGCAGCCGGGTCTTGGCGGTAAGCACCAGCAAGCCCTTTTCGCGGCAGGCAGCCAGCACATCCGCAGCCTGCACGTCAAAGAACTCGATGCCCACCATCAGGCCGATGCCGGAAATGTTCTTGACGTGGGGCAGCTTTGCCAGACCGGTGCGCAGCTGTACGGCGCGCTCACTGACCTGTGCAAGGAAGCTCTGGTCCAGACGGTCCACCACCACGTTGGCACCGGCGCAGACCACCGGGTTGCCGCCAAAGGTAGAGCCGTGGGTGCCGGGGCCCATGCCCTCGGCCACCTTTTCATTCATCAGCACTGCGCCGATGGGCAAGCCGCCGCCCAGCCCCTTGGCAAGGGTGACGATGTCCGGCTTGAGGTTATAGTGCTCACAGCACAGGAAGGTGCCGGTGCGGCCCACGCCGGTCTGCACTTCGTCCACGATGAGCACAAGGTCTTTTTCGTCGCACAAAGCGCGCACGGCCTGTACATAGTCCGGGTCCAGCGCCATCACGCCGCCCTCGCCCTGAATCAGCTCCATCATCACGGCGCAGGTGTGGCGGTCTACCAGTTCCCGCAGCGCCTCGATATCCCCCGCCGGGACGTACTGGAAGCCCTCGTTGAAGGGGCCGAAGTAGTTGTGGAACACCTCCTGCCCGGTGGCAGTCAGGGTGGCGATGGTGCGGCCATGGAAGCTGTTGACCAGCGTGATAACGTTGTAGCGGTCCTTGCCGTAATGGTCCACGCTGTACTTGCGGGCGGCCTTGATGGCACCCTCGTTGGCTTCAGCGCCGGAGTTGCCGAAGAACACTTTACTCATGCCGGTGCGCTTGCACAGCTTTTTTGCCAGCTTGCCGCAGGGTGCGGTATAGTAGAGGTTGGAGGTGTGCTGCAATTTGTGTGCCTGCTGGGA harbors:
- the argF gene encoding ornithine carbamoyltransferase, with amino-acid sequence MKNLLKMGDLSPAELTHILDVADQLKADCKAGRTAPLLAGKSVALLFSKASTRTRTSFEVGVYQMGGLGNYMNTAELQAGRGEPLRDTARVLGRYYDCAVWRTYRQRDLEELAELSGIPVINGLTDYAHPCQVLADLMTIRERRGTLAGLKLCFVGDGSNMANSLIVGGLLAGMQVSCVCPPGYRPAADVLMFAHKYGNAFHLTTDPAEGLRDADIVATAAWNTTAPGTAESEQRLRDFVGFQLTGRLLENAKPNALVLHCLPAHRGEEISTALFEQHADEIFDEAENRLHVQKAVLAVLLAGK
- a CDS encoding aspartate aminotransferase family protein; protein product: MDSEKVIKRDNEYVLHTYNRSPIVLEKGHGLYAEGPEGQKYLDFTSGIGVNSLGYCDLAWAEAVSQQAHKLQHTSNLYYTAPCGKLAKKLCKRTGMSKVFFGNSGAEANEGAIKAARKYSVDHYGKDRYNVITLVNSFHGRTIATLTATGQEVFHNYFGPFNEGFQYVPAGDIEALRELVDRHTCAVMMELIQGEGGVMALDPDYVQAVRALCDEKDLVLIVDEVQTGVGRTGTFLCCEHYNLKPDIVTLAKGLGGGLPIGAVLMNEKVAEGMGPGTHGSTFGGNPVVCAGANVVVDRLDQSFLAQVSERAVQLRTGLAKLPHVKNISGIGLMVGIEFFDVQAADVLAACREKGLLVLTAKTRLRLLPPLTVSEHEVDMALDVLAEVLGTMEPTAPKEQA